In the Pungitius pungitius chromosome 5, fPunPun2.1, whole genome shotgun sequence genome, one interval contains:
- the mef2cb gene encoding myocyte enhancer factor 2cb isoform X1, translated as MGRKKIQITRIMDERNRQVTFTKRKFGLMKKAYELSVLCDCEIALIIFNSTNKLFQYASTDMDKVLLKYTEYNEPHESRTNSDIVETLRKKGLNGCDSPDPDADDSVGHSPESEDKYRKINEDIDLMISRQRLCALSKKENKGSESPELETALLLTPSTEEKYKQINEEFDHMIKTHKIPQAVPQSNYDMSVSIPVSNQNNLIYSHPSGSLGNHNLLPLAHHGLQRNSMSPGVTHRPPSAGGLMGADLTTGAGTSAGNGYGNHRNSPGLLVSPGGMNKNMQTKSPPPMNLGMNNRKPDLRVLIPPGAKNNMPSINQRINNSQSAQSLATPVVSVATPTLPGQGMGGYPSAISTSYGTEYSLNSADLSSLSGFNSGSSLHLGSMSGWQQQHLQNMQHSALGQLGNCSSSHLCQGSNLSLPSAQSLHIKSEPVSPPRDRTSSTGGYGGVPPPQNPSSRQDSGRSPVDSLSSCSSSHEGSDRDEHRNEFHSPLGLGRPAMDERESPSIKRVRMSEGWAT; from the exons GTGACATTTACAAAGCGAAAGTTCGGGCTGATGAAGAAGGCGTATGAGCTGAGCGTGCTGTGTGATTGTGAGATTGCCCTGATCATCTTCAACAGCACCAACAAGCTGTTCCAGTATGCCAGCACAGACATGGACAAGGTCCTGCTTAAATACACAGAGTACAACGAGCCCCACGAGAGCAGGACCAACTCTGACATTGTGGAG ACATTGAGAAAGAAGGGCCTAAACGGCTGTGACAGCCCGGACCCCGACGCAGACGACTCGGTCGGTCACAGCCCTGAGTCCGAGGACAAGTACAGGAAAATAAACGAGGACATTGATCTGATGATCAGCAGACAGAGACTGTGT GCATTAAGCAAGAAGGAGAACAAAGGCAGCGAAAGCCCGGAGCTcgagactgctctcctcctcaccccaaGCACTGAGGAGAAATACAAACAGATTAACGAGGAGTTTGATCACATGATTAAAACTCATAAAATACCT CAGGCCGTGCCCCAATCGAACTATGACATGTCTGTGTCCATTCCCGTTAGCAACCAGAACAATCTCATTTACAGCCATCCCAGTGGTTCCCTAGGCAACCACAACCTGTTGCCATTGGCTCACCACGGCTTACAGAGAAACAGCATGTCTCCCGGAGTTACTCACAGACCCCCCAGTGCAG GTGGCCTCATGGGTGCTGACCTCACCACTGGCGCAGGCACCAGTGCTG GAAATGGATATGGAAACCATCGCAACTCACCAGGTCTGCTGGTGTCTCCAGGTGGCATGAACAAGAACATGCAGACTAAGTCTCCCCCGCCCATGAATTTAGGCATGAACAACCGCAAACCTGACCTACGTGTGCTCATCCCTCCCGGCGCGAAGAACAACATGCCCTCCATC AACCAGAGAATAAACAACTCTCAGTCTGCTCAGTCATTGGCCACTCCAGTGGTATCAGTAGCAACTCCCACACTGCCAGGACAGGGTATGGGCGGTTACCCGTCTGCCATCTCTACTTCTTATGGTACCG agTATTCCCTGAATAGCGCAGACCTGTCCTCCCTGTCTGGCTTCAACAGTGGCAGCTCCCTTCACCTCGGCTCAATGAGCGGGTGGCAACAGCAACACCTTCAGAACATGCAGCATTCAGCCCTCGGCCAGCTAGG AAATTGCTCTAGCTCTCACTTATGTCAGGGTTCAAATCTCTCCCTGCCCTCTGCTCAAAGCCTGCACATCAAGTCCGAACCTGTTTCTCCTCCTAGAGATCGCACCAGCAGCACGGGGGGCTACGGTGGGGTGCCACCTCCCCAGAACCCCTCGTCCCGCCAGGACTCGGGACGCTCCCCTGTTGATAGCCTGAGCAGTTGTAGCAGCTCCCACGAGGGCAGCGACCGCGATGAGCACAGGAACGAGTTCCACTCGCCTCTGGGACTGGGCCGGCCCGCAATGGATGAGCGCGAGAGCCCCTCCATCAAACGGGTGCGCATGTCAGAAGGATGGGCGACATGA
- the mef2cb gene encoding myocyte enhancer factor 2cb isoform X8, with translation MGRKKIQITRIMDERNRQVTFTKRKFGLMKKAYELSVLCDCEIALIIFNSTNKLFQYASTDMDKVLLKYTEYNEPHESRTNSDIVETLRKKGLNGCDSPDPDADDSVGHSPESEDKYRKINEDIDLMISRQRLCAVPQSNYDMSVSIPVSNQNNLIYSHPSGSLGNHNLLPLAHHGLQRNSMSPGVTHRPPSAGGLMGADLTTGAGTSAGNGYGNHRNSPGLLVSPGGMNKNMQTKSPPPMNLGMNNRKPDLRVLIPPGAKNNMPSINQRINNSQSAQSLATPVVSVATPTLPGQGMGGYPSAISTSYGTEYSLNSADLSSLSGFNSGSSLHLGSMSGWQQQHLQNMQHSALGQLGDRTSSTGGYGGVPPPQNPSSRQDSGRSPVDSLSSCSSSHEGSDRDEHRNEFHSPLGLGRPAMDERESPSIKRVRMSEGWAT, from the exons GTGACATTTACAAAGCGAAAGTTCGGGCTGATGAAGAAGGCGTATGAGCTGAGCGTGCTGTGTGATTGTGAGATTGCCCTGATCATCTTCAACAGCACCAACAAGCTGTTCCAGTATGCCAGCACAGACATGGACAAGGTCCTGCTTAAATACACAGAGTACAACGAGCCCCACGAGAGCAGGACCAACTCTGACATTGTGGAG ACATTGAGAAAGAAGGGCCTAAACGGCTGTGACAGCCCGGACCCCGACGCAGACGACTCGGTCGGTCACAGCCCTGAGTCCGAGGACAAGTACAGGAAAATAAACGAGGACATTGATCTGATGATCAGCAGACAGAGACTGTGT GCCGTGCCCCAATCGAACTATGACATGTCTGTGTCCATTCCCGTTAGCAACCAGAACAATCTCATTTACAGCCATCCCAGTGGTTCCCTAGGCAACCACAACCTGTTGCCATTGGCTCACCACGGCTTACAGAGAAACAGCATGTCTCCCGGAGTTACTCACAGACCCCCCAGTGCAG GTGGCCTCATGGGTGCTGACCTCACCACTGGCGCAGGCACCAGTGCTG GAAATGGATATGGAAACCATCGCAACTCACCAGGTCTGCTGGTGTCTCCAGGTGGCATGAACAAGAACATGCAGACTAAGTCTCCCCCGCCCATGAATTTAGGCATGAACAACCGCAAACCTGACCTACGTGTGCTCATCCCTCCCGGCGCGAAGAACAACATGCCCTCCATC AACCAGAGAATAAACAACTCTCAGTCTGCTCAGTCATTGGCCACTCCAGTGGTATCAGTAGCAACTCCCACACTGCCAGGACAGGGTATGGGCGGTTACCCGTCTGCCATCTCTACTTCTTATGGTACCG agTATTCCCTGAATAGCGCAGACCTGTCCTCCCTGTCTGGCTTCAACAGTGGCAGCTCCCTTCACCTCGGCTCAATGAGCGGGTGGCAACAGCAACACCTTCAGAACATGCAGCATTCAGCCCTCGGCCAGCTAGG AGATCGCACCAGCAGCACGGGGGGCTACGGTGGGGTGCCACCTCCCCAGAACCCCTCGTCCCGCCAGGACTCGGGACGCTCCCCTGTTGATAGCCTGAGCAGTTGTAGCAGCTCCCACGAGGGCAGCGACCGCGATGAGCACAGGAACGAGTTCCACTCGCCTCTGGGACTGGGCCGGCCCGCAATGGATGAGCGCGAGAGCCCCTCCATCAAACGGGTGCGCATGTCAGAAGGATGGGCGACATGA
- the mef2cb gene encoding myocyte enhancer factor 2cb isoform X5: protein MGRKKIQITRIMDERNRQVTFTKRKFGLMKKAYELSVLCDCEIALIIFNSTNKLFQYASTDMDKVLLKYTEYNEPHESRTNSDIVETLRKKGLNGCDSPDPDADDSVGHSPESEDKYRKINEDIDLMISRQRLCAVPQSNYDMSVSIPVSNQNNLIYSHPSGSLGNHNLLPLAHHGLQRNSMSPGVTHRPPSAGGLMGADLTTGAGTSAGNGYGNHRNSPGLLVSPGGMNKNMQTKSPPPMNLGMNNRKPDLRVLIPPGAKNNMPSINQRINNSQSAQSLATPVVSVATPTLPGQGMGGYPSAISTSYGTEYSLNSADLSSLSGFNSGSSLHLGSMSGWQQQHLQNMQHSALGQLGNCSSSHLCQGSNLSLPSAQSLHIKSEPVSPPRDRTSSTGGYGGVPPPQNPSSRQDSGRSPVDSLSSCSSSHEGSDRDEHRNEFHSPLGLGRPAMDERESPSIKRVRMSEGWAT from the exons GTGACATTTACAAAGCGAAAGTTCGGGCTGATGAAGAAGGCGTATGAGCTGAGCGTGCTGTGTGATTGTGAGATTGCCCTGATCATCTTCAACAGCACCAACAAGCTGTTCCAGTATGCCAGCACAGACATGGACAAGGTCCTGCTTAAATACACAGAGTACAACGAGCCCCACGAGAGCAGGACCAACTCTGACATTGTGGAG ACATTGAGAAAGAAGGGCCTAAACGGCTGTGACAGCCCGGACCCCGACGCAGACGACTCGGTCGGTCACAGCCCTGAGTCCGAGGACAAGTACAGGAAAATAAACGAGGACATTGATCTGATGATCAGCAGACAGAGACTGTGT GCCGTGCCCCAATCGAACTATGACATGTCTGTGTCCATTCCCGTTAGCAACCAGAACAATCTCATTTACAGCCATCCCAGTGGTTCCCTAGGCAACCACAACCTGTTGCCATTGGCTCACCACGGCTTACAGAGAAACAGCATGTCTCCCGGAGTTACTCACAGACCCCCCAGTGCAG GTGGCCTCATGGGTGCTGACCTCACCACTGGCGCAGGCACCAGTGCTG GAAATGGATATGGAAACCATCGCAACTCACCAGGTCTGCTGGTGTCTCCAGGTGGCATGAACAAGAACATGCAGACTAAGTCTCCCCCGCCCATGAATTTAGGCATGAACAACCGCAAACCTGACCTACGTGTGCTCATCCCTCCCGGCGCGAAGAACAACATGCCCTCCATC AACCAGAGAATAAACAACTCTCAGTCTGCTCAGTCATTGGCCACTCCAGTGGTATCAGTAGCAACTCCCACACTGCCAGGACAGGGTATGGGCGGTTACCCGTCTGCCATCTCTACTTCTTATGGTACCG agTATTCCCTGAATAGCGCAGACCTGTCCTCCCTGTCTGGCTTCAACAGTGGCAGCTCCCTTCACCTCGGCTCAATGAGCGGGTGGCAACAGCAACACCTTCAGAACATGCAGCATTCAGCCCTCGGCCAGCTAGG AAATTGCTCTAGCTCTCACTTATGTCAGGGTTCAAATCTCTCCCTGCCCTCTGCTCAAAGCCTGCACATCAAGTCCGAACCTGTTTCTCCTCCTAGAGATCGCACCAGCAGCACGGGGGGCTACGGTGGGGTGCCACCTCCCCAGAACCCCTCGTCCCGCCAGGACTCGGGACGCTCCCCTGTTGATAGCCTGAGCAGTTGTAGCAGCTCCCACGAGGGCAGCGACCGCGATGAGCACAGGAACGAGTTCCACTCGCCTCTGGGACTGGGCCGGCCCGCAATGGATGAGCGCGAGAGCCCCTCCATCAAACGGGTGCGCATGTCAGAAGGATGGGCGACATGA
- the mef2cb gene encoding myocyte enhancer factor 2cb isoform X4: MGRKKIQITRIMDERNRQVTFTKRKFGLMKKAYELSVLCDCEIALIIFNSTNKLFQYASTDMDKVLLKYTEYNEPHESRTNSDIVETLRKKGLNGCDSPDPDADDSVGHSPESEDKYRKINEDIDLMISRQRLCQAVPQSNYDMSVSIPVSNQNNLIYSHPSGSLGNHNLLPLAHHGLQRNSMSPGVTHRPPSAGGLMGADLTTGAGTSAGNGYGNHRNSPGLLVSPGGMNKNMQTKSPPPMNLGMNNRKPDLRVLIPPGAKNNMPSINQRINNSQSAQSLATPVVSVATPTLPGQGMGGYPSAISTSYGTEYSLNSADLSSLSGFNSGSSLHLGSMSGWQQQHLQNMQHSALGQLGNCSSSHLCQGSNLSLPSAQSLHIKSEPVSPPRDRTSSTGGYGGVPPPQNPSSRQDSGRSPVDSLSSCSSSHEGSDRDEHRNEFHSPLGLGRPAMDERESPSIKRVRMSEGWAT; encoded by the exons GTGACATTTACAAAGCGAAAGTTCGGGCTGATGAAGAAGGCGTATGAGCTGAGCGTGCTGTGTGATTGTGAGATTGCCCTGATCATCTTCAACAGCACCAACAAGCTGTTCCAGTATGCCAGCACAGACATGGACAAGGTCCTGCTTAAATACACAGAGTACAACGAGCCCCACGAGAGCAGGACCAACTCTGACATTGTGGAG ACATTGAGAAAGAAGGGCCTAAACGGCTGTGACAGCCCGGACCCCGACGCAGACGACTCGGTCGGTCACAGCCCTGAGTCCGAGGACAAGTACAGGAAAATAAACGAGGACATTGATCTGATGATCAGCAGACAGAGACTGTGT CAGGCCGTGCCCCAATCGAACTATGACATGTCTGTGTCCATTCCCGTTAGCAACCAGAACAATCTCATTTACAGCCATCCCAGTGGTTCCCTAGGCAACCACAACCTGTTGCCATTGGCTCACCACGGCTTACAGAGAAACAGCATGTCTCCCGGAGTTACTCACAGACCCCCCAGTGCAG GTGGCCTCATGGGTGCTGACCTCACCACTGGCGCAGGCACCAGTGCTG GAAATGGATATGGAAACCATCGCAACTCACCAGGTCTGCTGGTGTCTCCAGGTGGCATGAACAAGAACATGCAGACTAAGTCTCCCCCGCCCATGAATTTAGGCATGAACAACCGCAAACCTGACCTACGTGTGCTCATCCCTCCCGGCGCGAAGAACAACATGCCCTCCATC AACCAGAGAATAAACAACTCTCAGTCTGCTCAGTCATTGGCCACTCCAGTGGTATCAGTAGCAACTCCCACACTGCCAGGACAGGGTATGGGCGGTTACCCGTCTGCCATCTCTACTTCTTATGGTACCG agTATTCCCTGAATAGCGCAGACCTGTCCTCCCTGTCTGGCTTCAACAGTGGCAGCTCCCTTCACCTCGGCTCAATGAGCGGGTGGCAACAGCAACACCTTCAGAACATGCAGCATTCAGCCCTCGGCCAGCTAGG AAATTGCTCTAGCTCTCACTTATGTCAGGGTTCAAATCTCTCCCTGCCCTCTGCTCAAAGCCTGCACATCAAGTCCGAACCTGTTTCTCCTCCTAGAGATCGCACCAGCAGCACGGGGGGCTACGGTGGGGTGCCACCTCCCCAGAACCCCTCGTCCCGCCAGGACTCGGGACGCTCCCCTGTTGATAGCCTGAGCAGTTGTAGCAGCTCCCACGAGGGCAGCGACCGCGATGAGCACAGGAACGAGTTCCACTCGCCTCTGGGACTGGGCCGGCCCGCAATGGATGAGCGCGAGAGCCCCTCCATCAAACGGGTGCGCATGTCAGAAGGATGGGCGACATGA
- the mef2cb gene encoding myocyte enhancer factor 2cb isoform X9 yields the protein MGRKKIQITRIMDERNRQVTFTKRKFGLMKKAYELSVLCDCEIALIIFNSTNKLFQYASTDMDKVLLKYTEYNEPHESRTNSDIVETLRKKGLNGCDSPDPDADDSVGHSPESEDKYRKINEDIDLMISRQRLCALSKKENKGSESPELETALLLTPSTEEKYKQINEEFDHMIKTHKIPAVPQSNYDMSVSIPVSNQNNLIYSHPSGSLGNHNLLPLAHHGLQRNSMSPGVTHRPPSAGGLMGADLTTGAGTSAGNGYGNHRNSPGLLVSPGGMNKNMQTKSPPPMNLGMNNRKPDLRVLIPPGAKNNMPSINQRINNSQSAQSLATPVVSVATPTLPGQGMGGYPSAISTSYGTEYSLNSADLSSLSGFNSGSSLHLGSMSGWQQQHLQNMQHSALGQLGDRTSSTGGYGGVPPPQNPSSRQDSGRSPVDSLSSCSSSHEGSDRDEHRNEFHSPLGLGRPAMDERESPSIKRVRMSEGWAT from the exons GTGACATTTACAAAGCGAAAGTTCGGGCTGATGAAGAAGGCGTATGAGCTGAGCGTGCTGTGTGATTGTGAGATTGCCCTGATCATCTTCAACAGCACCAACAAGCTGTTCCAGTATGCCAGCACAGACATGGACAAGGTCCTGCTTAAATACACAGAGTACAACGAGCCCCACGAGAGCAGGACCAACTCTGACATTGTGGAG ACATTGAGAAAGAAGGGCCTAAACGGCTGTGACAGCCCGGACCCCGACGCAGACGACTCGGTCGGTCACAGCCCTGAGTCCGAGGACAAGTACAGGAAAATAAACGAGGACATTGATCTGATGATCAGCAGACAGAGACTGTGT GCATTAAGCAAGAAGGAGAACAAAGGCAGCGAAAGCCCGGAGCTcgagactgctctcctcctcaccccaaGCACTGAGGAGAAATACAAACAGATTAACGAGGAGTTTGATCACATGATTAAAACTCATAAAATACCT GCCGTGCCCCAATCGAACTATGACATGTCTGTGTCCATTCCCGTTAGCAACCAGAACAATCTCATTTACAGCCATCCCAGTGGTTCCCTAGGCAACCACAACCTGTTGCCATTGGCTCACCACGGCTTACAGAGAAACAGCATGTCTCCCGGAGTTACTCACAGACCCCCCAGTGCAG GTGGCCTCATGGGTGCTGACCTCACCACTGGCGCAGGCACCAGTGCTG GAAATGGATATGGAAACCATCGCAACTCACCAGGTCTGCTGGTGTCTCCAGGTGGCATGAACAAGAACATGCAGACTAAGTCTCCCCCGCCCATGAATTTAGGCATGAACAACCGCAAACCTGACCTACGTGTGCTCATCCCTCCCGGCGCGAAGAACAACATGCCCTCCATC AACCAGAGAATAAACAACTCTCAGTCTGCTCAGTCATTGGCCACTCCAGTGGTATCAGTAGCAACTCCCACACTGCCAGGACAGGGTATGGGCGGTTACCCGTCTGCCATCTCTACTTCTTATGGTACCG agTATTCCCTGAATAGCGCAGACCTGTCCTCCCTGTCTGGCTTCAACAGTGGCAGCTCCCTTCACCTCGGCTCAATGAGCGGGTGGCAACAGCAACACCTTCAGAACATGCAGCATTCAGCCCTCGGCCAGCTAGG AGATCGCACCAGCAGCACGGGGGGCTACGGTGGGGTGCCACCTCCCCAGAACCCCTCGTCCCGCCAGGACTCGGGACGCTCCCCTGTTGATAGCCTGAGCAGTTGTAGCAGCTCCCACGAGGGCAGCGACCGCGATGAGCACAGGAACGAGTTCCACTCGCCTCTGGGACTGGGCCGGCCCGCAATGGATGAGCGCGAGAGCCCCTCCATCAAACGGGTGCGCATGTCAGAAGGATGGGCGACATGA
- the mef2cb gene encoding myocyte enhancer factor 2cb isoform X6 — MGRKKIQITRIMDERNRQVTFTKRKFGLMKKAYELSVLCDCEIALIIFNSTNKLFQYASTDMDKVLLKYTEYNEPHESRTNSDIVEALSKKENKGSESPELETALLLTPSTEEKYKQINEEFDHMIKTHKIPQAVPQSNYDMSVSIPVSNQNNLIYSHPSGSLGNHNLLPLAHHGLQRNSMSPGVTHRPPSAGGLMGADLTTGAGTSAGNGYGNHRNSPGLLVSPGGMNKNMQTKSPPPMNLGMNNRKPDLRVLIPPGAKNNMPSINQRINNSQSAQSLATPVVSVATPTLPGQGMGGYPSAISTSYGTEYSLNSADLSSLSGFNSGSSLHLGSMSGWQQQHLQNMQHSALGQLGNCSSSHLCQGSNLSLPSAQSLHIKSEPVSPPRDRTSSTGGYGGVPPPQNPSSRQDSGRSPVDSLSSCSSSHEGSDRDEHRNEFHSPLGLGRPAMDERESPSIKRVRMSEGWAT; from the exons GTGACATTTACAAAGCGAAAGTTCGGGCTGATGAAGAAGGCGTATGAGCTGAGCGTGCTGTGTGATTGTGAGATTGCCCTGATCATCTTCAACAGCACCAACAAGCTGTTCCAGTATGCCAGCACAGACATGGACAAGGTCCTGCTTAAATACACAGAGTACAACGAGCCCCACGAGAGCAGGACCAACTCTGACATTGTGGAG GCATTAAGCAAGAAGGAGAACAAAGGCAGCGAAAGCCCGGAGCTcgagactgctctcctcctcaccccaaGCACTGAGGAGAAATACAAACAGATTAACGAGGAGTTTGATCACATGATTAAAACTCATAAAATACCT CAGGCCGTGCCCCAATCGAACTATGACATGTCTGTGTCCATTCCCGTTAGCAACCAGAACAATCTCATTTACAGCCATCCCAGTGGTTCCCTAGGCAACCACAACCTGTTGCCATTGGCTCACCACGGCTTACAGAGAAACAGCATGTCTCCCGGAGTTACTCACAGACCCCCCAGTGCAG GTGGCCTCATGGGTGCTGACCTCACCACTGGCGCAGGCACCAGTGCTG GAAATGGATATGGAAACCATCGCAACTCACCAGGTCTGCTGGTGTCTCCAGGTGGCATGAACAAGAACATGCAGACTAAGTCTCCCCCGCCCATGAATTTAGGCATGAACAACCGCAAACCTGACCTACGTGTGCTCATCCCTCCCGGCGCGAAGAACAACATGCCCTCCATC AACCAGAGAATAAACAACTCTCAGTCTGCTCAGTCATTGGCCACTCCAGTGGTATCAGTAGCAACTCCCACACTGCCAGGACAGGGTATGGGCGGTTACCCGTCTGCCATCTCTACTTCTTATGGTACCG agTATTCCCTGAATAGCGCAGACCTGTCCTCCCTGTCTGGCTTCAACAGTGGCAGCTCCCTTCACCTCGGCTCAATGAGCGGGTGGCAACAGCAACACCTTCAGAACATGCAGCATTCAGCCCTCGGCCAGCTAGG AAATTGCTCTAGCTCTCACTTATGTCAGGGTTCAAATCTCTCCCTGCCCTCTGCTCAAAGCCTGCACATCAAGTCCGAACCTGTTTCTCCTCCTAGAGATCGCACCAGCAGCACGGGGGGCTACGGTGGGGTGCCACCTCCCCAGAACCCCTCGTCCCGCCAGGACTCGGGACGCTCCCCTGTTGATAGCCTGAGCAGTTGTAGCAGCTCCCACGAGGGCAGCGACCGCGATGAGCACAGGAACGAGTTCCACTCGCCTCTGGGACTGGGCCGGCCCGCAATGGATGAGCGCGAGAGCCCCTCCATCAAACGGGTGCGCATGTCAGAAGGATGGGCGACATGA
- the mef2cb gene encoding myocyte enhancer factor 2cb isoform X7 yields the protein MGRKKIQITRIMDERNRQVTFTKRKFGLMKKAYELSVLCDCEIALIIFNSTNKLFQYASTDMDKVLLKYTEYNEPHESRTNSDIVEALSKKENKGSESPELETALLLTPSTEEKYKQINEEFDHMIKTHKIPAVPQSNYDMSVSIPVSNQNNLIYSHPSGSLGNHNLLPLAHHGLQRNSMSPGVTHRPPSAGGLMGADLTTGAGTSAGNGYGNHRNSPGLLVSPGGMNKNMQTKSPPPMNLGMNNRKPDLRVLIPPGAKNNMPSINQRINNSQSAQSLATPVVSVATPTLPGQGMGGYPSAISTSYGTEYSLNSADLSSLSGFNSGSSLHLGSMSGWQQQHLQNMQHSALGQLGNCSSSHLCQGSNLSLPSAQSLHIKSEPVSPPRDRTSSTGGYGGVPPPQNPSSRQDSGRSPVDSLSSCSSSHEGSDRDEHRNEFHSPLGLGRPAMDERESPSIKRVRMSEGWAT from the exons GTGACATTTACAAAGCGAAAGTTCGGGCTGATGAAGAAGGCGTATGAGCTGAGCGTGCTGTGTGATTGTGAGATTGCCCTGATCATCTTCAACAGCACCAACAAGCTGTTCCAGTATGCCAGCACAGACATGGACAAGGTCCTGCTTAAATACACAGAGTACAACGAGCCCCACGAGAGCAGGACCAACTCTGACATTGTGGAG GCATTAAGCAAGAAGGAGAACAAAGGCAGCGAAAGCCCGGAGCTcgagactgctctcctcctcaccccaaGCACTGAGGAGAAATACAAACAGATTAACGAGGAGTTTGATCACATGATTAAAACTCATAAAATACCT GCCGTGCCCCAATCGAACTATGACATGTCTGTGTCCATTCCCGTTAGCAACCAGAACAATCTCATTTACAGCCATCCCAGTGGTTCCCTAGGCAACCACAACCTGTTGCCATTGGCTCACCACGGCTTACAGAGAAACAGCATGTCTCCCGGAGTTACTCACAGACCCCCCAGTGCAG GTGGCCTCATGGGTGCTGACCTCACCACTGGCGCAGGCACCAGTGCTG GAAATGGATATGGAAACCATCGCAACTCACCAGGTCTGCTGGTGTCTCCAGGTGGCATGAACAAGAACATGCAGACTAAGTCTCCCCCGCCCATGAATTTAGGCATGAACAACCGCAAACCTGACCTACGTGTGCTCATCCCTCCCGGCGCGAAGAACAACATGCCCTCCATC AACCAGAGAATAAACAACTCTCAGTCTGCTCAGTCATTGGCCACTCCAGTGGTATCAGTAGCAACTCCCACACTGCCAGGACAGGGTATGGGCGGTTACCCGTCTGCCATCTCTACTTCTTATGGTACCG agTATTCCCTGAATAGCGCAGACCTGTCCTCCCTGTCTGGCTTCAACAGTGGCAGCTCCCTTCACCTCGGCTCAATGAGCGGGTGGCAACAGCAACACCTTCAGAACATGCAGCATTCAGCCCTCGGCCAGCTAGG AAATTGCTCTAGCTCTCACTTATGTCAGGGTTCAAATCTCTCCCTGCCCTCTGCTCAAAGCCTGCACATCAAGTCCGAACCTGTTTCTCCTCCTAGAGATCGCACCAGCAGCACGGGGGGCTACGGTGGGGTGCCACCTCCCCAGAACCCCTCGTCCCGCCAGGACTCGGGACGCTCCCCTGTTGATAGCCTGAGCAGTTGTAGCAGCTCCCACGAGGGCAGCGACCGCGATGAGCACAGGAACGAGTTCCACTCGCCTCTGGGACTGGGCCGGCCCGCAATGGATGAGCGCGAGAGCCCCTCCATCAAACGGGTGCGCATGTCAGAAGGATGGGCGACATGA